GGTGTCATACACGCAGATGCAGACGAGGGTGATAAGTGGGTTGGGTTTTGGGATGGTAGCAGTTCATGAAGTATAGCAGTTTTGTTACTCTGCCAATATAATTAACCTGCTTGGCCCTGTAGAGTGTTTCTATAATGCAGGCTTCTGCTGTATTAGTTCAAAGTTCTTGTTTTGATGCACATTTTTCATGTCCTCTCTACATTGTTGTAATAAAAAGTAGATTTATCCAAGGGTAGATCTAGAGTTCCTATATTGGGGTTTGCAGACGTCAGGCTTAGGATGTGGCATAGACCAAGGCCAGCCTCACGATGGGGGAGGGAGTCAGCCATGAGGCATCTACTTTCACTCCAGGCCAGATGGTGGTGGAGACCTGCCAAGGGGAAAGAGGCTCAGAATTTCTTTACCCTACAGATAGCGGCTGTAGTTATGGCCTGCAAAAAAACTTGTGAAACCATATGAGGAACTCTGCGTTCTCTGGTTTGGAACCACACTGCTCAGATGTACTGTATCTTTCAGGGTCTTCGGTTTTTTCTGGTgtttagcttgtttttttttctgtgtcctGCCAGTAACCTTTCCCCAATGTCTCTGCCCAGACCTGATCCAGTGTACCAATGAGATGAATGTGAACATCCCCCAGCTGGCGGACACTTTGTTTGAGAGGACCACCAACACCAGCTGGGTCGTGGTCTTCAAGTCCCTCATCACTACCCACCACCTCATGGTCTACGGCAATGAGGTGAGCAGGATGCAGCTGGTGTCGAACTACAGTCTGAATTCAGAGATGGTCTTAAATGGGTACAACCAGTCTTGGTGGCGCTCTGGGATAGAACAGCACGAGTGTTTCCCCATCACTTCCTTTTGTGTACTTCTCTTTGCTCTTAATGTTACTTGGCTTTTATGTAGGCCgatcttgttttttttaaacttgcaTTAACTTCTGCCTTGTATTGAGTGGCAGTGATTATTAGTTATAGCCAGGGTTATTCTTTATAGAAGACCAATGCTAACCATGTTCTCTCTTTACACTGTACACTGCTGTAGTTGCCTAGATAATCTCAATGTTTGCTTGTTTATAGTGGTGGATTTACCTGTTTTCTTTGCAAAGTGTGTGACAGCTGAGATGTCCATGTAATGTAATGGCCATTGTAATAGTTTCTTGAAGGCTGGCTTGTTACATTCTGCTCAATCAGATTTATTGTAGGGATAAAACCCCATTATGTTGAACTTTGCTCTATATTCtgtgcaattctaatcatttttcactttttttttattgcagcgaTTTATACAATACTTGGCTTCAAGGAACACTTTATTCAACCTGAGCAATTTTTTGGACAAAAGTGGGTTACAGGGTGAGTGATACTGCTTCAACAGTCGGTTTTGCGTTTGACATGCTAGCATAAGATGTGCTAGACCACATGAAATGAATATGCAAATCACAAACATTTAGAAGCCCGTATTCGGGTTCTGTCAGACATGACTGGTTCACTGCTCCTCCAGCTGGCGTGTCATGTctggggggggcggagccttCTGGAAGGTTACATTTGGATTGGGATAGCTGAAGGTCTTTAAAGTCTAATCAATGCCTAGCATAGGATTGTGGGTCATATTAGTGCCTCCCTCTTTTCAGAGTGTATCTGTTGTAATGTGCTTTATGGGTTACGTGTGGCCTTCCAGGACTATGTTAGCATGACACGTTTTGGTTTCCTATGCAGGGTCTTCCTATGCAAATGAGCTTGCCAGCAGTTGTTTCCTAAGCTGAGGGAAAGGGAAATGCGCGTGTGTATGTTAATACCCGGGTGCACTGTCCTCTGGCAGCCTGCTCCAGAGGGAGCCGTCTTTGGGAAGGCAGGGTCTCTGGAGCCCTActgcccccacaccccccctccccccttttttttttaaatcagcggCAATATCACGTGCTGTCAGAGTGCCGGAGCTACCGGGCAGCCCTGATGGCGGTTTCTCACTGGCTCTGCCTCCCATACTGCTGGGAGACATTGAATCCGCTTACTGAAGACTCTGTTACCAAACAGCTCACTGTTTAAAATGAATAACTCCGACTCAGACTCCTCATACTTTGCCTTGCATTTGCACTCTATTTCTCTTTTAACCTGTGACAGTATTTGTGTTAAGCCCCTCATCTGGTTTTACAGAATGTTACTCTCCAAcattgcatttacatttattcttCTGGCAGACGTTTTTCTCAAAACGATTCCCAGCAGCAAATGTTTCTCTGTGTTTAGGCCTCTGAGGGCACGCATGTTTGCGCTAAGGCAAAGAGggctttaaatataaaaggccaCCTAGTTAAATGAAGTGCCCTTGATCAGGCTCTCGTACAGGGATGAACGGCACAGTTTCTCATTGCCTGTCTCTGTGTGGTTTAATTTCATGTTGGGAAAGTGATTTTTACCTGTGCAGACAGACCGAAATTGGGGTGTCCAGGCCACAGGAGCTGGGCCTGGCACCAGTTAGCAGATGCGCAGTGCTTTGTCACAGGCCAAAATCCATGTATACTTTTTCTGATGTCGGTCCCTTCCTAGGTTATGACATGTCGACTTTCATCAGAAGGTATAGCCGTTACCTGAATGAGAAAGCAGTTTCTTACAGACAAGTCGCTTTtgacttcacaaaagtaaaacgaGGGTAAGTTCactttccttttttcttttcttccttCCCCCAGCTGTTCAGTATTTGGAAATGAACTCGTTTGATTTCTATTAAGCTGTCCAGGCAACCGTTTTGTGGTAGAAAGCCAATGATCTCAGTGTGAAAGATGTGTGCTGCTCTCCCAGTCTTCCACCTCCAAACCCTCTGCATCTTCTGAGTGATCACAACACCCGTCCCTCAGTCAAAATAAACCACTTCCTTAATGTTGTTTTTATACCAAAGTGCTGATGGAGTGATGAGGACCATGAACACAGAAAAGCTCCTGAAGACCATCCCTATAATTCAGAATCAGATGGATGCTCTTCTTGATTTCAACGTGAGTAGTTCTTTTGTGATTCTGAATAGGCAAGAGAATAAACTATCGCtattgaaatccatccatccatccattttccaaaccgcttatcctactgggtcgcggggggtccggagcctatcccggaagcaatgggcacgaggcagggaacaatcctggatggggggccagcccaacgcagggcacattcacacaccattcactcacacatgcacacccacgggcaatttagcaagtccaattagcctcagcatgtttttggactgtggggggaaaccggagcacccggaggaaaccccacgacgacatggggagaacatgcaaactccacacacatgtgacccaggcggacactcgaacccaggtcccagaggtgtgaggcaacagtgctaaccactgcaccaccatgccgccaccCGCTATTGAAATATCGAGTTTAATTACAGGTTAGCTGGTTATGCTGGCCTGTTCTTttgtaatagtttttttttgttccttagGTCAATGCCAATGAGCTTACAAATGGGGTAATCAATGCAGCTTTCATGCTCCTGTTCAAAGATGCAATCAGGCTGTTTGCGGCCTATAATGAAGGAATCATCAACCTGTTAGGTGAGTGACTCCACGCGGCCCTGCATTTATAGACCCTTTGTGTCTCATGGTGTTTCACCAGCACGGGGAAACCTTTGAGTTTTTTGTTGGCCTCAGATTGTTGAATTTATAACGTTATCGCTGTACACGCTGAACTACCTGTCATGCCACACTTTTTTCTTTGAATTTAACGCTGTGTCAGTATTTCTTTGCCATGTTTCTTTTGGGCACGCCAGCATGAGTTAAATTATAAGAGCTTGTATGTCTTTATCACTGCTGTGGTCAAAGGTCAGTCAGCTGCTCGTTAAGAGAGTGGGATAAATCCAGCGCTGTCATCTTGCTGAGGTCGTAGTTCACAGAGGCGCCCGTCTATGCCATCGACGTgccctgaccccccacccccaccccacgtaGTGtccagtttcattaagtgtgcgGTCCCATCGTGTCCCTAGCCTAGCTGAGGGATGACACTTTTAATTCCTTCTTAAAGTGCTTTGCCCTTGTGGCTCTGGGTTAACCTGAAGCAGCTGTCTCTCTGTATGGCTATTTTCCAGTAAGTCCTGTATATAAATTTCCCTGTAAGCTGGCTATGAAGAAGAAAGCCTTTGTTTCCTTTTCAAATTAATACTGAACCCTGACCCCTCAAAATAGAGAAATACTTCGACATGAAGAAGACCCAGTGTAAAGAAGGCCTTGACATCTACAAGAAATTCCTCACCCGGATGACAAGGATCTCAGAGTTCCTCAAAGTTGCAGAGGTGAGCTTTCCTGGGATGCCTTTAAGGGGTTCCTGAGGGCGACATATTCCTGACCTATGCTGTCTTTTCACAGCAAGTGGGCATCGATCGGGGGGACATTCCAGACCTGTCTCAGGTAAGACACCTGGTCCGGACCGATGAACTCATTTTCCCCTTGGCTTGCCCCCTTGCTAGTACCTCTTCCACATCTCCCTGGCCGAACTTACTTGCGACCTTTTGCTGCCTATAACTTCGCCCGGCACAGACTTCCGAGGCACTGACGAGCGCATGAGGGCCCTCTGTGCATGTCGCCCATGTGGCAAACCTTAATTTTCCTGACTTCTCACTAAATACAGCAAATAAAGGTGTTAATTCAGGGTGCTGTGGGTCGCCACTGGAGACTAAGATGTTGGGTGTTTGGTTGTTACTATCAgaatttggggtggggggggtatttGCATGTGAGCAGGTTTCAGATTTTGCAAGAATAACTGGCACAAGGATTTTTGGcagtggttgttttttttttgtcaaagtaTAGAATATTATTGTTTGGAAGGGAGAGGGATCAGAATCGGTGCAGTTAACCCAGTGGTTCTCacagtcggtcctcgggccccactgccctgcttgttttcctgctatccctgccccagctgtctttcagcttctgattacctgcatcaggtgtgttcagtcaatcagcagtgcgtagggcagggatagctggaaaacgaacagggcagtggggcctgaggaccgactGTGAGAACCACTGGGTTAACCTAGTGTTTTTGAATCGCTGTTTTTGTGCTGGTGTTTTAACTTCTAGTGAATTAGGCAGTTGTACtttttctattcctgtctctgaCAATTACCACCTTTATATTCTGTATCTTTCCTTATCTTTCCGTTTTCAGTTTACGGTTTGTGTAAGTATCTGCATCTCACTCTCtccttttctgtgtgtgttcagTTGGAAATTTCAGCTTGGTGTACATGTTAAAATTCTCTGCATGCCCGCCGTATCTGGTCGTCCCTGGGTTCTGCTCGACCCCTCCCATCCTGAATGAGTGTTTGTCTTGTGATAGGCCCCCAGTAGCCTGCTGGATGCTTTGGAGCAGCACTTGGCTTCCCTTGAAGGAAAGAAGGTCAAAGATTCCACTGCTGCAAGCAGGTATGGTTTTGAATTGTGGCTCCTTTCCCCTGAAAAGTGACTTCTGAGTGTGATCTCTGTGGAGCACGTGTTCGGGCAGGTCCACATGGCTCTCAACGTGCCTTGTAGCTAtgttttgtgtctgtctgttctCTTCTCAGTCATCCATCTGAGAAGCTTTGTTAGAACCCTCCGAAATTCATACTGGTCCCTTTCAGCCACTCTTATCAGATCTTCTGAAATAACATGTGACTGTATATTATGGTGTTAAGCTTCCTGTTACTTTCCTGATGGGGGGTTTTTTGGCCTTTAATGAAAAACATTCCCTCCTCTTGATGTTCCAGAAGTTGAAGACCCAAAGTAGCGATTAGTAATTTGCCACTCACTCTCGCTAATTCGCACCGATGCACGTGTCAGGGCACATTGGAAGGATGTGTACCCCCCACAAATGTTGCCCGGTGCCAGTGGAGCATTTCCGACGGCGCCAGTGTTACCGTACTGTCTGGAGCcgtaaccccaccccccccggtcTCACATGTCCAGGGCCAGCACCCTCTCAAATGCGGTATCGTCGCTGGCGAACACGGGTATCTCCTTCACCAAAGTGGACGAAAGGGAAAAGCAGGCGGCCCTGGAGGAAGAACAGGCTCGCTTAAAAGCGCTCAAGGTACacttctccccccaccccaataaaGGAAAAAGGCTCGCTGTCTATATGCTTTTCACCCAGGCAGTAATCTCTAAGCTGCGAATGCTAGCTGCGTCTTGATATTTTGTGGATTTTGTTTCACCTTAACTGGGTAGTGATGCTGGCTGCTGTGGGTTTAACTCTGTAAATTTAAGCTGGAAACCAGCGAGAGATGTTGGTTTCCAGAAGGTTCCCGGTTTCTGTTCGAGGTGTGCCCGTGTGTCTGGGAATTTCTTGGCAGCAACTTTTATAAAGTGTTGTTCCTTCATCTCTGAATTTGtctaaggtgtgtgtgtgtgtgtgtgtgtgtctgtgtgcgcgcgtgtgtgtgcacgtgtgtgtgtgtgcgcaaagtgcggtaaaacctgaaacttccttacatttggggacatttttcagggtCCTCATTTGGATAACCTGTTTCATAAAAATTTgatcaaaaaagttaaaatgCCAAGTCTTGCATCTTGTTTTGTTACTTTTGGTTACGGTTTGGACTGGGTAGGTTGTAAGGGTGATTGGGATTTGGGATTTTACCGTAAAAATGAATGGAATGTCCCCCCTTCAGATAGGTACGCCaacgtgtgtgcgtctgtcctAGGAATGGTGTGAAAAGGCCTCggcattaaaatatttaaagtttttttgACTACATTGAAttttggtgatcagtggtcattgttgacacgccacagcacacagtgcacaacaatgaaatgtgtcctctgcttttAACCCATATGCGACATcgtgacacagcagggggcagctaattcagcgcctggggagcagtgcttgggggcggcactctgctcagggtacctcagtggtgccttgctggtcggcaATTCAAACCCGcagtctttcaattacaagtgcacttccgtGACCATGAAGCCACCACTGACCTTCTTCCTAGGAACAGCGTTTGAAGGAGTTGTCAAAGAAGCCATCCACCACTGCTGCGTCACCCGTCTCTACCACCGGGGGCACAATCAGTACTGCCCCGGCGATTGACCTCTTCTCCACTCCCAGCTCCACAAACAGGTCTTGATTCTCTTGATTGGCTTGTGTTTAGGTTCCCTAGGCCTTAGACCTTGTATCTCTACTATAAGGGTTTTTGTATAACTTAAATCGCAGATGGTTGTGTTAATCACTTCTGCCGATGTGGAAGATgacatttgttctgtttttgttcaAATTTTAATATATGGCCAGTGTTGGGCAGATGCGAACTCCACAGGAACTTGCTGGTTACGCATGGGTTCCAGTCCTTTAGGCCGTGCCCAGTCACACTCCATGTGCAGCCATCTGAGCTGGTTGTGGATGGTTCCTGGTGTTGACTGAAGCAGCTCCATGCCTTTCTCCTTCTCGCCCAGCACTTCCAAGGTGCAGAGTGACTTGCTTGACCTGCAGCCAACATTTCAGCCACCGATGCCAATCTCCACAGGCCTGCCTGTAGCAAACACATGGGCAGGTAAGCAGCCCCGATGCTTAGCTATACGTTATTTACACTTGACTGCAAGTCAAGTGCCGCTCTATCAGGCGTTGAGTTTAAGGTGATAAGtagttttaatatttatataatgattGGCAGAATATTatgatttaaacatttaaaatatgaccGAGTTGAAATGCCGCTGCATTAATTGTGATCTTATGGCAACTCTAGTTTTTAATCGTGATATGGCGTGGTACAGTCTTTCAAAAGAATACTCAGAGATTAGGTTGCTTGAATGCTAAGGAGAGGTCGCAGACTTGAAAAGATTTGCTCTTGTAAGGGGCTCAGTTCCAGTATATTAAGGTATAATCATATGCAGGTCCTATCACTGTGTGCTTAATGTGGAGGTCAACAGCtgtaaaaaaaagttaaacaatgataagctgaaactgattacCTTAGCTTAAATGCTTACTTAACTGTGATGGGTAAACTCATTCTCTAATGATGCATTTAGAAATGCATATCCCTCATTTCACTTGCATTTCTATAAGCATTGTTCTTCAGTGTGGTCTGGTGACACATTGAGGTACTGTTGTGTTGTATTGGGTTTTTACTTCAGTACTAAAAATGGGTTTCTTCAGGGTGTAGTTTATGATCTGGCAGGACACTGGTGATCGGCTCTTTCTCATGATGTCATCTCTGCATGGTTTGAAGGAAACAATTTGTGTTCAGTCAACAGCATTGCAATCCAGTGCTTCTCTTCAATTAAGAAAATCGAGCGTTTTATTGATGTTCACTCATCTTGAGTTTTTATCTCCACTGGCATATGATTGTGACTAGGAGTGATGTCATAGAAAGACTCGTTTGTATGTTTTCCTTTTCGAGTTTGGATGATCCATCAGTAATTTTAATGTGCACCTCCGGTAAATCACAG
This genomic stretch from Brienomyrus brachyistius isolate T26 chromosome 6, BBRACH_0.4, whole genome shotgun sequence harbors:
- the picalma gene encoding phosphatidylinositol binding clathrin assembly protein a isoform X18 is translated as MSGQSITDRITAAQHSVTGSAVSKTVCKATTHEIMGPKKKHLDYLIQCTNEMNVNIPQLADTLFERTTNTSWVVVFKSLITTHHLMVYGNERFIQYLASRNTLFNLSNFLDKSGLQGYDMSTFIRRYSRYLNEKAVSYRQVAFDFTKVKRGADGVMRTMNTEKLLKTIPIIQNQMDALLDFNVNANELTNGVINAAFMLLFKDAIRLFAAYNEGIINLLEKYFDMKKTQCKEGLDIYKKFLTRMTRISEFLKVAEQVGIDRGDIPDLSQFTVCAPSSLLDALEQHLASLEGKKVKDSTAASRASTLSNAVSSLANTGISFTKVDEREKQAALEEEQARLKALKEQRLKELSKKPSTTAASPVSTTGGTISTAPAIDLFSTPSSTNSTSKVQSDLLDLQPTFQPPMPISTGLPVANTWAGFSASPAPQSQTSRGLNVDFDSVFGNKSASSNNPDSAGGILKPTVASPNQGLPPNSQQPGKLVSDDLDSSLANLVGNLGIRNGTTKNDIHWSQPGEKKLTGGTNWQPKTAPTTTWNPATMNGMHFPQYAPSVMAFPATTPTGMMAYGVPPQMGSMAMMTQPTMMYTQPVLRPPNPFGPVPGAQVCVPTHGTGDPPSTASSPSSQSPLRAPGKDPFAQLSLKDFL